A genomic window from Silene latifolia isolate original U9 population chromosome Y, ASM4854445v1, whole genome shotgun sequence includes:
- the LOC141628841 gene encoding uncharacterized protein LOC141628841, translating into MRAFSTFSLASGLQMNKDKSSLYCNGVTDSVVQAIENASGMRKATIPFKYLGVKIMHKRLGVLDCPCLVDRITERIQRLGAKKLSYAGRVVLISSVLSTLHSYWARVFIIPKTLRETSSGGMESHLTTQRKGGLGFKNLHAWNIALIAKYVWWVEKKADHMWVRWVHAIYIKDRIWKDYEPSSCSSWAWKRICQVKNRLKNQFFDANWRDLDQEYTAQLGYSWLVDEVDDVPWFPWIQNRMLLPKHSFHVWLVAQNRLLTQDRLIRMKIIQVNCCFLCSNAEESIDHLFFSCPYSQQCKQLLATWLDCFIPEQGIIQWWIGYRCRSLFMKQCIAAGIASLMYGIWFARNKCRLENVLPLPAGIIKQVKGAFRLQLQSCRLEHRDWRVLAWVTRLEQSM; encoded by the exons ATGCGAGCATTCAGCACTTTTTCTCTTGCTTCTGGtctacaaatgaacaaggacaagtccAGTCTGTATTGTAATGGGGTTACTGATAGTGTGGTGCAGGCTATTGAAAATGCCTCAGGTATGAGAAAGGCAACCATTCCTTTTAAGTATTTGGGGGTGAAAATTATGCACAAGAGGTTGGGAGTTTTGGATTGCCCGTGTTTGGTGGATAGGATAACGGAGAGGATACAAAGATTAGGGGCTAAGAAACTCTCCTATGCTGGGAGAGTAGTCCTTATTTCTTCTGTCCTCAGTACTTTACATAGCTATTGGGCAAGGGTGTTTATTATTCCAAAGACT CTGCGAGAGACCTCATCTGGTGGCATGGAATCACATCTCACAACCCAAAGAAAAGGGGGGCTTGGTTTTAAGAATTTGCACGCCTGGAACATTGCTCTCATTGCTAAATATGTATGGTGGGTGGAAAAGAAGGCTGACCATATGTGGGTTAGGTGGGTACATGCCATCTATATCAAGGACCGCATTTGGAAGGATTATGAACCATCTAGCTGTTCCAGTTGGGCTTGGAAGCGTATTTGTCAGGTAAAGAATAGactcaaaaatcaattttttgATGCTAATTGGAGAGACCTTGATCAGGAATATACTGCCCAGTTGGGATATTCTTGGTTGGTGGATGAGGTTGATGATGTTCCTTGGTTCCCATGGATTCAGAATAGAATGTTGCTTCCAAAACATTCTTTTCATGTGTGGTTGGTTGCTCAGAACAGATTACTTACTCAAGATAGGCTCATCAGGATGAAGATCATACAGGTTAACTGCTGTTTCTTGTGTAGTAATGCTGAGGAGTCCATTGATCATTTATTTTTCAGTTGTCCTTATAGTCAGCAATGCAAACAGCTACTGGCAACTTGGCTTGACTGTTTCATTCCTGAGCAGGGGATCATTCAGTGGTGGATAGGTTATAGATGTAGATCATTATTCATGAAGCAGTGTATTGCAGCTGGTATTGCAAGTCTTATGTATGGCATTTGGTTTGCTAGAAACAAATGTCGCCTTGAGAATGTGTTACCCCTCCCTGCTGGTATTATAAAGCAGGTGAAGGGGGCTTTTCGTCTGCAATTGCAAAGTTGTAGACTAGAGCATAGGGATTGGAGGGTTCTTGCCTGGGTAACCCGGCTAGAACAAAGTATGTAA